The following is a genomic window from Trichomycterus rosablanca isolate fTriRos1 chromosome 24, fTriRos1.hap1, whole genome shotgun sequence.
GAGCTGCTCGAGTTTGTAAGCGAGTCTCTGTTTCTGCGCATGCTCGTCCCGTCTCAGAGCCTGCGCTACCTGCACACAGCCACAAGAGGGCAGGAGAGGACAAACAAATCATAAACATCAGTAATGCTTAGAGCTGTTCAGGGCGTTCAGTACATGCTTTATACAGACAGATCAGGGTCGCTGAGGGTCCGggtagacccccccccccccccccccccccagggaCCATTTAGAattgcacacagtaacacagagaacataccaaattcTTCACAGACAGAATTTAGAGATAGGGTTCAAAGTGTCTGTGATCCGTAATTATCGGAATTTAAAGTTGATTTGTTCAgctcaataattatttattgctaacaggtaaatCAATTGTATAAAGGACCTGCAGCacgagtttagggaaggccctttcctgttccagcacgacTATtaggacataaagaaaagctcattttaaagaaactccagtgtcctgcacagagccctgacctcagccccacccaacagctctgggatgaaccggaacattaaTTGAGCCTTTCTTGATCAACAAATATAGCACTCTTGATTAAatggggcacaaattcccatgaaatttttgctattaccctatttcttttagtttttcatgctcttaataattctttttataaagtagtgtacattctaaattgtagtgtatattttactatattttcttttaatttttcacgtTCTTAactttttatctctcttgtttgaatttcatgttcttagttgtaactaaatgtttgcaagaagtctttctgagattctagatctcaggaatgttttaatgcttttaattaattttttttttccttatgtaaagcactttgaattgccactgtgtatgaaaggtgctatacaaataaacttgccttgccttacacaGACTTActctaaagtcttgtgagaagcttcttagttctagatgaaaagatcacacagctGAGGCTCACGCTCAGgcatccgaatacttttggctatatagtgtatatgctgCTCAACTTCAGCAGGGAAGTATTCAGATACAGAACGAGTTAGAACGGACCCATACGTGCCCCTCTCTCACCTCCTGGCTGTACTTTCGGACGTAGCCGTAGAGCTCGTGCAGAGCGCCGAGCGTGTTGAAGTCGTTCGAGTGGACGCGCGCCTGCTCAGCTAAATACGCGTTCATGTCCTGATCGCTGATGGACGGCAGGCGACTTATATCTGCATAGTACCTGTGAGAAGAGAGAACAGGaccacatagaggtcactctgttgaAATCACGgtcgggtgtccgaatacttttggccgtgtggTGTAGCTTCTAACAGCCGTACTCACCGCTCCACCCAGCTCTTGTAGTGCGGAATGTCTTTGGCGTAGAGCAGCTTGTTGGACGGAGAGTCCTTCCCGAGCCGATGCTCCGAGGTGGAACACGAGTCCATGAACGTCTGAGCCACGACGGATAAACACGAGTCTGTGATGCTGCTCTTATGGATGTCGAAGACGAACTGCGGGTTCTTGATCACGTTCACCCAGAATCGCAGAGGAAGACTGAACGAGGAAAACAACAAACATCAATTCAACAGTAAACCACCAGGAACCAAACTCACTTCTCACTCGCTAACTGCAGATAAGTCCTTTAAACTCTCAGTGTTTCATCCGGCTGGGATTAATACCCACGCCAGTCTGCTGCATGTACCACACCCACACGGGCCAACCACATGGTCTTTACCACCACCATCTCTAGCTTCTTATGGAGGATCACGCTCTTTTCTTAGTGTTAGCTCTGCACCGACGCTTCACCATCCAGCCTCCCATCATACTCAACCCCGCACCACCCGCCCAGTGGCACCACTGGTGTGCAAAATCACTGAGGTGCTCATTAGAATACGAGTACATCCGGTACTTACAAACCCCGCttccagaaatgttgggacGTTTAGTAAAACGCAGTAGAAGAATCTGTGGTGTGTTCTATTTTCTTAAACCAGGAAGGAAAGATTTCCAAAATGGTCACAGATTctgtaacacactccaaaaaagttgggacgggggcatgttcctccctgtgttcctatCAATGCTTATGGAACTGAGGCCACAAATCGTTGCAGTTTTGCTcgatacgagacttcagctgctcaacagtccatgcaCTGTTTTCAGcaggagacaggtctggactgcaggcaggccagtcaagcacacgcactccTTGTGTGCTGTATGAAGCCGTGTAGTTGTGACacgtgcagaatgaggcctggcgaTGTCTCGCTAAAATAACCACGGACCAAAacgtttaagagaattaacaaaactCCCAACTTCTCTGGGAAGCGGTTTGTAGATCAGCGTTCAGCAGGTGTTTGCAGATTTTGTTTGATTATTTCAGCTTCAGGTCACCAGTTAGAATGGCGGTTGGTTTCCGTCTCCGGTTCGTCTGTGCGCTCTCACCAGTTGCTCTTCCACGTGTGCCGTACGTCGGGGTCGTAGACGCCGTGTTTGTCCGCCTGCTCGTCTAAGAAGTCAAACATGTACTTGATGGCGAGCGGGAGGCAGCTGCCGCGGTTCACGGTACTGAACAGCGTCTCAAACAGATCGTCCACAAACTTCTGCAGCGTGCCctgtaacaacaacaacaacacaggcTGATGAGTGGAAGTAAAGCAACACCGACCGGTCTTGTGTGTTCGAGCTCATGTGTATCGACGGGGGCGGTTAGTACCTTGGTGGCCAGCAGGCGGGTCAGGTAGATCTCGGACACCATCTTGCTGCCACGCTCGGCCTCCTTCTGGTCTCCGTGTTCGTGGTTCTTGACCAAATGCCAGACCCTGACGCCGCTCTCCAGATCGGGCGTGATCATGGGGGCGCGCGAGGACGAGGACTCGGGACTGCCGGCGGCGGACGAGCGCATGGTGGCGTCTGGAGGAGAGAGTGAGCGGAACAGCGGCATGAACAGATGACGTCATGATGTTCCCCATCCAGCCCTCCCTCCATCAGGCACGGCAGAATGTGTCTGTAGAGCGCCTGAGTCGGGCTGACAGCACCGCTGACTGAACAGAGACTCACCGTATCGACTGAAGCTCCGCGGGAAGCTGGCCGACGTCGGGATGTTGTAGGACGACGTCTGCTTAGGGACCAAAGCCACCACGGACCTATCagacacctgcacacacacacacgtttgtcACCGGCTCTTAACTGAACTCAGGTGACGCTGGACCACTTTTCTTTACCGCACAATAAACAgcaaagtaaaaacatcaataatTGATTAAGAATTATTTTCTGCTACTCGCTAACCCTCACCTCTCAcctccacacctccacacctccacacctccTCACCTCCGTGGCTGAGCTGTTCTGAGCGCGTCTATAAACGGGCTGTCTTTCAAATCACTCCAGGATGATAGGCAGAGTGATCGAgtgcacttgtgtgtgtgtggatgacgCGGCGACTGGCCGTGTATAAGGGAGGGCAGGTCGAACGGTGTCTCTTCACACTAAGATATGACCTGAGCGAGTGGGGGGGGTCTTCATATGAAGCTTAGCATATGTGATACGACTCAAGACTGGCAGGGGATAAAAAGTGGCCACAGATTaaacacgtgtcagaggggtgtgtggtgatccggctcgCCTTGATCAGATCTGGGGTTGTTAGTGTCagctctcctcagccagcagttcTAGCAGCAGGGTTCCAGTGATAGGGGGAAGTGGATGTGACCAAATGATGTGCACTGACCTGATAGTGCATGAGTGTGTTGAGTCTTTTCCAGTCGTTTTCTATTCGAGTGGTGATGTCCTCGTCCTGCAGGACCACACGCGTCGCTCGACCCTGCCGCCATTCtgcaacacgcacacacacacacacacttagtgaATGCTCTTACAGGCAGTATGTAATGATCCCGGCAGCTCACACGGTAACCCAGCGAGCGCCTGACGTTCCAGAGCACAGACCGCCATACAGGCTGTTGTAACACTACCTAAGGGAGTTAATAcatgaacacaaacacacagaaagagacagaaagGACGACGCATACATGCAATATTCAGATCCATCCTATAACAGTCGTTCCTGCTCCCACGGCGCTTCATCAATAATCCAAACGCTCTCAGCGCCTCCATTACCAAAAACTCTGCACGCTCGTGACCTGAATAACAGAAATTCCAGAACATCCACTCCAGCCTCACTTTGGGTTTTTCCAATTAACCATCACGCCGGACAGTctgcctgacacacacacacacacactcacacacacacagctcggTCAGTGCGGTCGTACCCAGGTCCACGTCCCCCGGCCGCGGTCTCTGAGAGTACGGCACGTTCTTGTAGGCGGCGTCCAGGATTTTCTCCTTCACCTGCGTGACTGTGTCACAGTTCAGCACCTTCACCAGAAGCTCCGTCCGCtcctcctggtcagggtccacaCAGCGCAGAGTCTGGAGGTGAGAGAGAGATCCAGATGAAAAGAGAAGCTTCAACTCAGGATCGTTTCTGTTACTGAATCGACTGTGTAGATTaaacactcctcacacacacacacaaacacacacacacactctgcccAATAAAACACACAAGGAAAGTGGGTataatacgtgtgtgtgtgtgtgcatctacatatatatatatattaatgtgtgaatatatatgtatacagtatatataggtgtgagtataaatgtatatacgtatatatatatatatatatgtgtgtgtgtgtgtgtgtgtgtctcaccaGTGTTGTGTACTCTATCTGTTGGCGGATGAGTTTGTCCTCACTGAGTGAATATCGAGCTTCTCCTGTTACGGCATCAATCGGACCTTTCTCCATCTGCTGCTTTATAGCACAGTACAGCATGAAGAGGGGCTCGCCCACGCagtcctaacacacacacacacacacacacacacacatcaagtaTGCAGATTGTGGGGGAAAGTGGAGTTGTGATGAGTGCTGGACACTAACGAGCGTTTACCTTCAAAAAGCCGTGAAGCAGAAAAGCAAACCAGTTCGTCAACATCTTCTCAGCTACTGACTctgtcctacacacacacacacgcacacacacacacacacacagatgtaacACAAAGATTATTTATAGGAATAACTGACAGTAGGTGTATTTATGTTGGTACAGATTTGCCCCGTGGTCTGTACCTGCGCAGCAGCAGTTTGGGGTGGTTCTTGCTCTCCATGTTCTTGCCGATGAGCTCGGACAGAAGCTCCTTCAGCACGTCGGTGATGAACTCCAGGCGGTCGTGCAGAGCCATCATGATCAGCGACGCCACGTAGCCACGGTCGCGCATGGAGAAGGAGCGCTGCAGCTCCAGGGTCCGGAAGAACACCAGCACAAACGTCTTGTTGTTCACCAGCTGACCCAACTGCTTCAGAGCTTTCTCCACCCGCTGCTGCCCACAGCCCACcttcatacataaatacatttattaacccTGTTAACTCATGAAGGAGAATGTgaagggcactcgggtggcacaggggTACAAACAGCGCCTgcaactgctgcagttacgccctctgctggttgatcgatggtgctgcacagagatgggtaGAGGGGATAATTGGGaacagtgcgtgactctccatatgcgatgtggatctccatatgaacccggcagtgcaggtgaaaagaagcggtcggtgctgcacacgtgtcggagggggcgtgtgttagtcataaccctcctcggtcaggagtggaggtctgcagcagtagagaagaACCGACCGAAATTTGATCTAGGAAtcagatatgactaaattgttaGGAAAATTGTCGCTTTACCTCCAGCTCTCTCAGAACCGGATGATCGTCCATGCCGGGGAACAGGATCCTCATCACGTAGGTACGATAATCTAGGTGTGGGATTCCAGCTCGGTCCAGATCACTGGTCAGCTCGTTTATGTCCGTCTGCAGCTCCGCGaacgctgcacacacacacacacacacacaaaacaaaacacacagttGTGAATAATTTCACACACTAATGCAGTCGACGCTCGGTGTGTGTGAAGCACCTCACCCTCTTTGCACTCCAGAGCCACTCTGGACTCCAGGTTGTCCATCTGCATATGAAGCCGTTTGAGCGTGAGGTCGTTCTCGTGGGACTTGCGTCGGTACGCGATCAGCACCAGAACGACGACGACGAACAGCAGGCCTCCTCCCGCCGCCATGCTGAACACGGCGGGTAACGTCAGCAGGCTGTCGGAGAGGATGCGAACCGAACCTGGAGACACATGAACACCACCAACCTGGACCTAAACGTACACAGTTAACGTACATTTACCGGCAGGGTTCGTGCTCTCAGGGTGGTTCCATCATGAGATCTAAAATTAGCTCAACCTTTGCCAAGTTCTGATGAAAAGATAAAGCTGGACTGGATCAAGCCTGGCATCACAGCTCCAGAGAAATGCAggtttgccaacagaggagctggcaaatctttGAGAGAGGAACTGTGATATATAGAATCACTTCCCCCTGGAGTGACTTGAAACTTAACTAGGCACAGCGGACTGTCAGTTCAGAGGAACCGACATGCCAGTCATCTGTGCCTCTATGCCCCCTCTGCTAGCCTTAACTGTCACAGCAGATGAAGTAAAGTTCTGCAACAGGGGCCAGAGGGAGctgttacagtcagtaataagaGTGATGTATTAAAGCCCAGGGTAAAAGGGAGTGGAGTAAGAAGGCAGTAAAACAATGATGGTGGGAGGTAAGGCAGTAAGGTGTGTGGGTAGTGCGGTGACTAGATAACGAGGCAGCGTACCGTGACTCTGTGCTGGCCGGTAAGAGTGGGCGGCTCACAAAGTAGCTGAGACTCAGACAGGGTGATGAGACAGGAAGTGTCCCCGAGCAGGACCGTGTAGTTCAGTCTGGTTCCCCCCAACGCCGGAGGAACTAAGTTCCTGCCCTACACACGAGTGAGAACAGATCGACTTCACCTTCATACCAAACACACTGCTGTACTGACCACTGGGGTGAGACCGGACAGGTTCTGGGGCGAGAACAACGTGGTCGGTCCTCACCTTAAGGATTATGGGCGAGCCGGGTTTCTGTTCCAGCACTCCGGACACACTCAGGGGTTCGATGGAAGGGTCGGGGTAATAAACAAAACCAGAGCCGCTGTAGGTGAGCAGAGTCTGGACGTTGTTGAAGACGAAGCCGAACTCGTCTGCACATTTCGCTGAGTCGTGGCCGGAGGTGGAATCAGACGTGAGGGGCGGAGCTAAGCAGCTGATAGAGGTGCTGTTAACAACCTTACACACCTGGAAGAGCAAGAGGGAATAGGATATGCTTTAGAAACAGTCTGGTAGAAGTATTAAACCCCtaccaaatacatacttgcatacaCATAATCACATATCtaaacaaaagtattcacacacacacactaaatacatacttgcatacaCATGATCACTTATCAAGCAAAAATATTCACACCCCAaccaaatacatacttgcatacaCATAATCACATATCTAAACAaaattattcacacacacacacactaaatacatacttgcatacaCATAATCACATATCTAAACAAAAGTATTGACACCCCACCTAATACATACTagtatacactcactcacatatctgaataaaagtattcaaaccctCATTAAGTACATACTTGTATACACATGATCACTTATCAAGCAAAGATATTTACACCCCCACCTAATACATACTagtatacactcactcacatatctAAACAAAAGTGTTGACACCCCACCTaatacatacttgcatacacacaatccCATATCtaaacaaaagtattcacactccCACAAAATACATTAGTGTTCGTACTGACATTGACAGACTCGTGGCTGCCGTATTTCACTCGAACCCGAGGTTCCTGCACCGTGTCCAGATTGGTTCCGGTCACCGTCAGGGTGGTGAAGCCGCTGCCagacaaatacaaaaacactacagttaCAAATGGTTTCTGTAGAAAGGTTGAGGGATGAATTTGATTTGGGAAAATTAGAGGCTCAGGTGGCTGAGAGGGGCGattcgggtttgaatctcagcggtgctatcagccggcctgGAAAGAGTGCGATGGATCGGtgcctgttcagggtgttcgAAGCGCCTCCTACATTAACTtaattcagctgtgaggacccagACAGGCAGTCTGTTGAACACGGCGGTCAGGAACAGGACGGTGAAGGACATTCCTGTAAGGCGCCTGAAGACGCCGGTACAAAGCTCTCGGCGCACCCTGCGGCGCATGAATTAAAGATGAGGTTTCAGAGTGAACGCTTTCTGATGGCTGAAGTGGATTTGGGAAGCGGGTGGCTGTCTGAATAAGATTAGGGGAAGTGGCAGGAGGGAAGAAAGAGAGATTCGGGAGCTGGGGGGGGCATGATGTGACTGGCAAGGCTGAAAATGGATCGAACCTCTCGCACTTCAAAGAGAGTCTGATCTGATGTGGCACTGCTTTGATCTCTCCATCTTTACCTGTCTGAGCCGcgatatcagtctgtgtgtgtgtgtgtgtcggcctCGTACCGCCAcgctatccatttatccatccaacaCACAGGGGGCGCAAGTGTGCCAGCAAACACCGGGTTTATTATCTCTATACATCAAAATTCAGCTACAGATCCGTCATATAAGCTCAAACCTCAGGGGCTTTAATCTGCACTACCAGCCTGAAGAAcgttatatatctgtatatctatacccccccccccccccccccccccccccttcccgggGCTGTTCAGCCACAATGTAATAAATCACTGATATATAGGAAATTATACgctttagggaaggtcctgtcctgttccagcataggTAAGCTCTATAAAAACAAGACACTTCagggtcctgcacagagccctgacctcaacctcattcaacagctctgggatgaaccagagCATCAGCTGAtccatcagcgcccagccatacatcttttgactaaatgggcacaaattcccatacacagacacactacatacacaaagtcttgtgagaagatcACACTGGGACCACATGCTGtttgtgacagtgtgtgtgtgtgtgtgtgtgtgtgttcacctgGCGATGCTCCACTCAGGCTCAACACTCTGCACTGTCGGATCCTCCACGTACTCGAAGCTCAGTCTGGTGTCGAGCTCGGCTCGATCCACACCGACCCGAACCTGCACCGCACCCGCCCCGGAGAGAGAGGGCGCCGAAAAGCACACGATCTCCGTAGAGCTTcggcttcacacacacacacataaaaatagTAATGAGATCCTTTTTGGCTTGTTAACAGAAACACATTTAAGATTTGATGCCTGAAACACTAAACCGCTCCACGCTGAGCAGGTGAGTCGGTAACAGGTGAGTTTCACGACCGGGTATAAAATGAGCACAAAAATATATAAGCCGAGTTCTtcatgccaaagatgaaaagaaccTTCCAAACCATCAGTAAAGGTGTGTTATGTAAATCGTTGGTGCTTCAGGTGAAgctgggagtctaaagtacagagataagtTGTTGTTAGTTGGCTGTTGTTAGCAGATTAGAAACAACAGTAatcacagaatggaggtttcaaagtccaacacccagtgtgatgtgactagagcagtataaaaagAGGCCCATAGTTCTGCttcttgttcttcagctattccaccACTGTATGAACCAACgatcgtgccaataaattcttccaatccagtcaactgcaatctttgtttttatttatcatctcATTTTATTCGTCATGGTACGAGGAGGCATCAGCGCCCGCAGAATGTGTGAAGGTACTATTCAGAGAGACACGTGTACGTCTGTTAGCCTCACCTGAAGAACTCGCAGGTCTCATTACCAAAGCGAACGTGGACACTGCTGCCTGCGTTCAGGTCCTGACCCACCACAGTGACCCTAGTTCCTCCAGAGACAGGTCCTCGCCCCGGGGTCAGCGCCGACACACTCGGGCTCTGGAGGAATGAAAACCCGGGTAAGTGTTGTTGAAAGGAAAAGTCGTGTATTTAGACTCTAATATTCATCAATGGTATTTTggttcctctctactgctgcagaccttcactcctgacctaggagggtcgtgactatcACACaccacgtgtgcagtaccaaccgcttcttttcacctgcaccagggttcatacagagatccgtatcacgcacagagagtcatgcactgatccccattatcccccgcctctgtgcagacCTCAAGATGAAGGTGAACATACAGATAAATGTTAcgcagtgtatgtgtgtgtgtacataccaCAAACATGTAGATGTGGGAGGAGTGTGTGCGCAGTTCTGGTCTGCACTCTCCCACACACAACTGTACCGGACCAGCAGAACTTCCCACCGGTGCAGAACCCATCTCACACACCaccctgtacaacacacacacacatacacacacacacacacacagttgtaaatgtgtttaagaGCAGGTATCTCTCACATCGCTCGTCCTGACCTTCAGcagcacacacgcacacacacacaagaagccATTCCTTCCACTACATACC
Proteins encoded in this region:
- the LOC134301447 gene encoding plexin-A2-like, giving the protein MERLQFLVCLPVALLTACSGQTLNVFRSERPEWSLSHLAVHQSSGATYVGGVNRVYKLSPDLAPLVSHSTGPEPDNQACYPPVIMQPCSEPLARTDNVNKLLLVDEAHGRLLACGSLYQGVCKILRLDDLFILAEPSHKKEHYFSSVNRTGGMSGVIVSRGRGRVRDRGATLYIGTSVGGKQDYFPTVSSRKLPRDPESAEMLDYELHTDFVSSLVKIPSDTLALATHFDINYIYSFSSGDFVYFLTVQPETEMPGELFYTSRLIRLCKGDDKFHSYVSLPVGCVRNGVEYRLLQAAFLAKAGSVVAAGLNVTERDDVLFAVFSKGQKQYQTPLDDSALCVFAVRHLNARIKERLRSCYQGEGNLELHWLLGKDVQCTKAPVPIDDGFCGLDINQPLGGSELVAGLTVYTETAERLTAVSAYIYNGYSVAFLGTRAGNIRKVRVDGGSAVLYETLKVMKDGSSVLPDMVFSPDHHFIYTISSTQVVQVPVEHCNQYSSCEECLSSGDPHCGWCVLQSMCVRRDRCERSDEAFRFADEMKRCVSVSVHPDSIALSEHAVPLLLEVSNVPDLSGGVSCSFGGLAEVEGHVHGNSIMCLSPTAKGASLIPADRDWAGVELRVVALETSQAVVSTEVKFYNCSAHTMCVSCVSSTFRCHWCKYRNTCTHDPGSCSFTEGHVNSSELCPQLVGSGEVLVAAGEVTPVTLSARNLPQPQSGQRGYECVFNLQGATHRVTALRFNSTSVQCQNRSYLYEGMKVGELAVDLSIVWNNNFIIDNPERIQVHLYKCAAQRESCGACLKADRRFGCGWCVGESRCTLRKHCTSPGASPGTSWLRPDHHSKCTNPRITEVSPLSGPAEGGTRVTVRGVNLGMTLVELQGRVEVAGVPCHALPEGYVAAEQVVCEMGSAPVGSSAGPVQLCVGECRPELRTHSSHIYMFVSPSVSALTPGRGPVSGGTRVTVVGQDLNAGSSVHVRFGNETCEFFSRSSTEIVCFSAPSLSGAGAVQVRVGVDRAELDTRLSFEYVEDPTVQSVEPEWSIASGFTTLTVTGTNLDTVQEPRVRVKYGSHESVNVCKVVNSTSISCLAPPLTSDSTSGHDSAKCADEFGFVFNNVQTLLTYSGSGFVYYPDPSIEPLSVSGVLEQKPGSPIILKGRNLVPPALGGTRLNYTVLLGDTSCLITLSESQLLCEPPTLTGQHRVTVQVGGVHVSPGSVRILSDSLLTLPAVFSMAAGGGLLFVVVVLVLIAYRRKSHENDLTLKRLHMQMDNLESRVALECKEAFAELQTDINELTSDLDRAGIPHLDYRTYVMRILFPGMDDHPVLRELEVGCGQQRVEKALKQLGQLVNNKTFVLVFFRTLELQRSFSMRDRGYVASLIMMALHDRLEFITDVLKELLSELIGKNMESKNHPKLLLRRTESVAEKMLTNWFAFLLHGFLKDCVGEPLFMLYCAIKQQMEKGPIDAVTGEARYSLSEDKLIRQQIEYTTLTLRCVDPDQEERTELLVKVLNCDTVTQVKEKILDAAYKNVPYSQRPRPGDVDLEWRQGRATRVVLQDEDITTRIENDWKRLNTLMHYQVSDRSVVALVPKQTSSYNIPTSASFPRSFSRYDATMRSSAAGSPESSSSRAPMITPDLESGVRVWHLVKNHEHGDQKEAERGSKMVSEIYLTRLLATKGTLQKFVDDLFETLFSTVNRGSCLPLAIKYMFDFLDEQADKHGVYDPDVRHTWKSNCLPLRFWVNVIKNPQFVFDIHKSSITDSCLSVVAQTFMDSCSTSEHRLGKDSPSNKLLYAKDIPHYKSWVERYYADISRLPSISDQDMNAYLAEQARVHSNDFNTLGALHELYGYVRKYSQEVAQALRRDEHAQKQRLAYKLEQLLTAMSPES